One Littorina saxatilis isolate snail1 linkage group LG1, US_GU_Lsax_2.0, whole genome shotgun sequence genomic window carries:
- the LOC138945776 gene encoding oligoribonuclease, mitochondrial-like isoform X1 — MAVTGVLQTTKALVRILSCQLTRHVNCSRKMSDANKIKLGTDEKQERLIWIDLEMTGLDVETDEIIEIACLVSTGSLDVVVEGPNIVIHQPKEVMDRMEEWCIQHHGQSGLTKAVLESKISTSDAEQKVLSFLQQHTVAGKAPLAGNSVFMDKAFLQKYMPSLVNHMHYRIVDVSTVKELCRSWYPDEFQKGPQKDCNHRALDDIRESIKELQYYRQAIFKSTAS; from the exons ATGGCTGTGACCGGAGTATTGCAGACGACGAAAGCTTTGGTGCGTATACTTTCTTGCCAGTTGACCCGGCACGTAAACTGCAGTAGGAAAATGAGTGatgcaaacaaaataaagcTTGGAACAGATGAGAAGCAGGAAAGGTTAATCTGGATTGATCTAGAG ATGACTGGTCTTGATGTGGAAACAGATGAAATCATAGAAATTGCCTGCCTGGTCAGCACCGGCAGTTTGGATGTAGTTGTAGAG GGTCCAAATATTGTAATCCATCAGCCAAAAGAAGTCATGGACAGGATGGAAGAATGGTGCATACAACACCATGGGCag TCAGGGCTGACCAAGGCAGTTCTGGAGAGTAAGATCAGCACATCAGACGCAGAGCAGAAAGTGTTGTCCTTTCTACAGCAACACACGGTGGCGGGCAAAGCACCCCTGGCAGGCAACTCGGTGTTCATGGACAAGGCGTTCCTACAGAAGTACATGCCTTCACTGGTGAACCACATGCACTACCGCATTGTGGATGTCAGCACTGTCAAAGAGCTTTGCAG GAGTTGGTACCCAGATGAATTTCAGAAAGGGCCACAGAAAGATTGTAACCACAG AGCGCTGGATGACATCAGGGAAAGCATCAAGGAACTACAGTACTACAGACAAGCTATCTTTAAGTCAACAGCTAGCTGA
- the LOC138945776 gene encoding oligoribonuclease, mitochondrial-like isoform X2 gives MAVTGVLQTTKALMTGLDVETDEIIEIACLVSTGSLDVVVEGPNIVIHQPKEVMDRMEEWCIQHHGQSGLTKAVLESKISTSDAEQKVLSFLQQHTVAGKAPLAGNSVFMDKAFLQKYMPSLVNHMHYRIVDVSTVKELCRSWYPDEFQKGPQKDCNHRALDDIRESIKELQYYRQAIFKSTAS, from the exons ATGGCTGTGACCGGAGTATTGCAGACGACGAAAGCTTTG ATGACTGGTCTTGATGTGGAAACAGATGAAATCATAGAAATTGCCTGCCTGGTCAGCACCGGCAGTTTGGATGTAGTTGTAGAG GGTCCAAATATTGTAATCCATCAGCCAAAAGAAGTCATGGACAGGATGGAAGAATGGTGCATACAACACCATGGGCag TCAGGGCTGACCAAGGCAGTTCTGGAGAGTAAGATCAGCACATCAGACGCAGAGCAGAAAGTGTTGTCCTTTCTACAGCAACACACGGTGGCGGGCAAAGCACCCCTGGCAGGCAACTCGGTGTTCATGGACAAGGCGTTCCTACAGAAGTACATGCCTTCACTGGTGAACCACATGCACTACCGCATTGTGGATGTCAGCACTGTCAAAGAGCTTTGCAG GAGTTGGTACCCAGATGAATTTCAGAAAGGGCCACAGAAAGATTGTAACCACAG AGCGCTGGATGACATCAGGGAAAGCATCAAGGAACTACAGTACTACAGACAAGCTATCTTTAAGTCAACAGCTAGCTGA